One Phalacrocorax aristotelis chromosome 14, bGulAri2.1, whole genome shotgun sequence DNA window includes the following coding sequences:
- the SRGN gene encoding serglycin, with protein MPAKMQLLIRCNGRIFLAICLILFVGYTAQGAPVQKARYKRVRCRPDAWSANCIEEKGPSFYMPTSGANRILPPMADPSLMKRYQELGDIFPLSDEESGSGSDAAVEAEPASGSGLGDGNGFSEAKLPAFLAGPRGSELKQKLTEEDLLL; from the exons ATGCCAGCCAAAATGCAGCTCCTTATCAGATGTAACGGGAGGATTTTCCTGGCTATTTGTTTAATCCTCTTTGTGGGATACACAGCACAAG GTGCTCCAGTGCAGAAGGCGAGGTACAAGCGAGTGAGATGCCGACCTGACGCCTGGTCCGCTAACTGCATTGAAGAGAAGGGGCCCTCGTTTTACATGCCCACCAGTGGAGCCAACAGGATCCTTCCTCCCATGGCAGACCCGTCCCT GATGAAGAGATACCAGGAGCTGGGTGACATATTCCCGCTCTCGGATGAGGAGTCTGGCTCCGGGTCTGACGCcgcagtggaagcagagccaGCCTCTGGGTCGGGGCTTGGTGATGGCAATGGCTTCTCCGAGGCGaagctgcctgccttcctggcGGGCCCGCGGGGCAGCGAGCTGAAGCAAAAGCTAACGGAGGAGGATTTGCTGCTGTAG